The following are from one region of the Nocardioides marmotae genome:
- a CDS encoding aromatic acid exporter family protein, with translation MSATPPTELLRRARVATWLHPRWLLALKTALAAGLAWLLVQPVGGDLGQYHYYAPMGAAVAMSTTVVGSVRTSLQTIVAIAIGAAIATGVGALDAPGWLALGLTIAVATLIAGLHLLGSMGGWVLVAALFVLVIGGRDPGAYVAAYLGLTAFGALVATAVNALLPQLPLAPVARAQARLRHRLAAELDGLAEALLGEDVVHESTWEEQRRRLEPHLTSLRELVAEADDARRANWRAGRWSQTADRRYTQARALERLAGCVDEVSVLVSDQRSAVHADEESARELRETMARAMRAVATMLRSADEDPVEEDADDAPTADAERTVAELGLLVAQLASLDDKHLPAAAVWVNLERAVEAWA, from the coding sequence ATGTCCGCGACACCCCCCACCGAGCTCCTGCGCCGCGCGCGCGTGGCCACCTGGCTGCACCCGCGGTGGCTGCTCGCCCTCAAGACCGCCCTCGCCGCCGGCCTCGCCTGGCTCCTGGTCCAACCGGTCGGCGGCGACCTCGGGCAGTACCACTACTACGCGCCGATGGGCGCCGCGGTCGCGATGTCGACCACGGTCGTCGGCTCGGTGCGCACCTCGCTGCAGACCATCGTCGCGATCGCCATCGGCGCCGCGATCGCGACCGGCGTCGGCGCCCTCGACGCGCCGGGCTGGCTCGCGCTGGGGCTGACCATCGCGGTGGCCACCCTGATCGCGGGGTTGCACCTGCTCGGGTCGATGGGCGGGTGGGTGCTCGTCGCGGCGCTCTTCGTGCTGGTCATCGGCGGGCGCGACCCGGGGGCGTACGTCGCGGCGTACCTCGGGCTCACGGCGTTCGGCGCCCTCGTCGCCACCGCCGTCAACGCCCTGCTGCCCCAGCTGCCGCTCGCGCCGGTGGCCCGCGCCCAGGCCCGGCTGCGGCACCGGCTGGCCGCGGAGCTCGACGGCCTCGCGGAGGCCCTGCTCGGCGAGGACGTGGTCCACGAGTCGACGTGGGAGGAGCAGCGGCGGCGCCTCGAGCCGCACCTGACCAGCCTGCGCGAGCTCGTCGCGGAGGCCGACGACGCCCGCCGCGCCAACTGGCGGGCCGGCCGCTGGTCGCAGACCGCCGACCGCCGCTACACCCAGGCCCGGGCGCTCGAGCGGCTCGCCGGCTGCGTCGACGAGGTCTCCGTGCTGGTCTCGGACCAGCGCTCCGCCGTCCACGCCGACGAGGAGTCGGCCCGCGAGCTGCGCGAGACGATGGCGCGCGCGATGCGGGCGGTGGCCACCATGCTCCGCAGCGCGGATGAGGACCCGGTCGAGGAGGACGCCGACGACGCCCCCACCGCCGATGCCGAGCGCACCGTGGCGGAGCTCGGCCTGCTCGTCGCCCAGCTCGCCAGCCTCGACGACAAGCACCTGCCCGCCGCCGCCGTCTGGGTCAACCTCGAGCGGGCCGTCGAGGCCTGGGCCTGA
- a CDS encoding crotonase/enoyl-CoA hydratase family protein has protein sequence MSESDLPTQLAGFSRVVRAGADVAAPLALAQDLVADLAGYAAWLSMHASFRGTPPEVASAGDTFEEQVTLMGIPADIAWTVVEADAGVVGLDGTGPMDLTLGLRISVTGEDGAVRVAVEAGIGGDPVEGPLGATVAASVEEALVDSAARFAARAAGLAADPATSAGGRFPRRTVVHERSGVRLDPRTPVLVGVGQVAQREPDLGAPKDPVALAVEALRRAGADSGAGEEVLRAADAVYAVASASWTYRDAAALVAEALGAEPEETAMSAPYGGDAGQVLINTAGQAVADGRFDVVLVCGAEAGATLAAAQKQGLDLDWPTQPADVAPDRVIGSDREANNGPESAAGLTVPVYTYALMESAIRAKAGETPEEHRRTITGLWSRLSEVAAGNEHAWLPQAFTPEQLATPDAGNRMISEPYPKLLCANLTVDLAAGVVVTSVAAAEALGIPQDQWVFLHAGAAAYDEWFVSERRDLAASPAIRAIGEAAFAHAGIGPGDVRHVDLYSCFPAAVQIAAGELGFPIDDPERPLSVTGGLTFAGGPGNNYGTHAVATLVGRLRQDPEAYGLSTSLGWFVTKHALGIYSATPPRSAYRALHPVLLPERSRPALDTWSGPGVVEAATAQYDRSGAPEHAIVSVLTPAGERVLVRSAQPEVLAEVVGGDPLHRPVEVTDAKTLRFTGTERQELPEPPEPPVLAERRGSVLVVTINRPHRRNAIDLRTAQLLERVIDAFEADEELRVAVLTGAGGTFSAGMDLKAAAAGSFALTDKRGPLGISALPIAKPVIAAVEGHALAGGCELALVADLIVAATDSQFGIPEPKRGLVAAAGGVLRLTERLPRNVAMELALTGNPMPATRMAELGLVNRLAEPGAVLDAALALAEEIVANAPLSVAASRRIVLESPSWSPEEAFARQSDLAGVAVTSEDAAEGIAAFAEHREPVWKGR, from the coding sequence TTGAGCGAGTCCGACCTGCCCACCCAGCTCGCCGGCTTCTCGCGCGTCGTCCGCGCGGGTGCCGATGTCGCCGCGCCCCTGGCGCTGGCCCAGGACCTGGTCGCCGACCTGGCCGGGTACGCCGCCTGGCTGAGCATGCACGCCTCCTTCCGCGGGACCCCGCCGGAGGTCGCCAGCGCCGGTGACACCTTCGAGGAGCAGGTCACCTTGATGGGGATCCCGGCCGACATCGCCTGGACGGTCGTCGAGGCCGATGCCGGCGTGGTGGGCCTCGACGGGACCGGCCCGATGGACCTCACCCTCGGGCTGCGGATCTCGGTGACCGGCGAGGACGGCGCTGTCCGGGTGGCGGTCGAGGCCGGCATCGGGGGAGACCCGGTCGAGGGCCCGCTGGGCGCGACGGTCGCCGCGAGCGTCGAGGAGGCGCTGGTGGACTCCGCGGCCCGGTTCGCCGCGCGGGCAGCCGGGCTCGCCGCGGACCCGGCCACCTCCGCGGGCGGGCGGTTCCCGCGTCGTACCGTCGTCCACGAGCGCTCCGGGGTCCGCCTCGACCCGCGCACCCCGGTGCTCGTCGGCGTCGGGCAGGTCGCCCAGCGCGAGCCGGACCTCGGCGCGCCCAAGGACCCGGTGGCCCTGGCCGTCGAGGCGCTGCGCCGCGCGGGCGCCGACAGCGGCGCCGGCGAGGAGGTGCTGCGGGCCGCGGACGCGGTCTACGCCGTCGCGAGCGCCTCGTGGACCTACCGCGACGCCGCCGCGCTCGTGGCCGAGGCGCTCGGCGCCGAGCCCGAGGAGACCGCGATGTCCGCGCCGTACGGCGGCGACGCCGGCCAGGTGCTCATCAACACCGCTGGCCAGGCGGTCGCCGACGGCCGCTTCGACGTGGTGCTGGTCTGTGGCGCCGAGGCCGGGGCGACCCTGGCGGCCGCGCAGAAGCAGGGCCTCGACCTCGACTGGCCGACCCAGCCCGCCGACGTCGCGCCCGACCGCGTCATCGGCAGCGACCGCGAGGCCAACAACGGCCCCGAGTCGGCCGCCGGGCTGACCGTGCCGGTCTACACCTACGCGCTGATGGAGTCCGCGATCCGGGCGAAGGCCGGCGAGACCCCCGAGGAGCACCGCCGCACCATCACCGGGCTCTGGTCGCGCCTCTCCGAGGTCGCCGCCGGCAACGAGCACGCCTGGCTGCCGCAGGCCTTCACCCCCGAGCAGCTGGCCACCCCCGACGCCGGCAACCGGATGATCAGCGAGCCCTACCCGAAGCTGCTGTGCGCGAACCTGACCGTCGACCTCGCCGCCGGCGTGGTCGTCACCAGCGTCGCGGCCGCCGAGGCGCTCGGGATCCCGCAGGACCAGTGGGTCTTCCTGCACGCCGGCGCGGCGGCGTACGACGAGTGGTTCGTCTCCGAGCGCCGCGACCTCGCGGCCTCCCCGGCCATCCGGGCGATCGGCGAGGCGGCCTTCGCGCACGCCGGGATCGGCCCCGGCGACGTGCGCCACGTCGACCTCTACTCCTGCTTCCCGGCCGCGGTCCAGATCGCCGCGGGGGAGCTCGGCTTCCCCATCGACGACCCCGAGCGGCCGCTCTCGGTGACCGGCGGGCTGACCTTCGCCGGCGGGCCCGGCAACAACTACGGCACGCACGCGGTGGCCACCCTCGTCGGGCGGCTGCGCCAGGACCCGGAGGCCTACGGGCTCTCGACCTCCCTGGGCTGGTTCGTCACCAAGCACGCGCTGGGGATCTACTCCGCCACGCCGCCGCGCTCGGCCTACCGCGCCCTCCACCCGGTGCTCCTGCCCGAGCGCTCCCGCCCCGCGCTCGACACCTGGTCGGGCCCGGGCGTGGTGGAGGCGGCGACCGCGCAGTACGACCGGTCCGGCGCCCCCGAGCACGCCATCGTCTCGGTGCTGACCCCGGCCGGCGAGCGGGTGCTGGTCCGCTCCGCCCAGCCCGAGGTGCTCGCCGAGGTCGTCGGCGGGGACCCGCTGCACCGCCCGGTCGAGGTGACCGACGCCAAGACGCTGCGGTTCACCGGCACCGAGCGGCAGGAGCTGCCCGAGCCGCCGGAGCCGCCGGTGCTGGCCGAGCGCCGCGGGTCGGTGCTGGTGGTCACGATCAACCGGCCCCACCGGCGCAACGCGATCGACCTGCGCACCGCCCAGCTGCTCGAACGGGTCATCGACGCCTTCGAGGCCGACGAGGAGCTGCGGGTGGCGGTGCTGACCGGCGCCGGCGGGACGTTCTCGGCCGGGATGGACCTCAAGGCCGCGGCCGCGGGCTCCTTCGCCCTGACCGACAAGCGCGGCCCGCTCGGCATCTCCGCCCTGCCGATCGCCAAGCCGGTCATCGCCGCGGTCGAGGGCCACGCGCTGGCCGGCGGCTGCGAGCTGGCGCTCGTCGCGGACCTGATCGTCGCCGCGACCGACTCGCAGTTCGGCATCCCCGAGCCCAAGCGTGGCCTGGTCGCCGCCGCCGGTGGCGTGCTCCGCCTGACCGAGCGGCTGCCGCGCAACGTCGCGATGGAGCTCGCGCTCACCGGCAACCCGATGCCGGCGACCCGGATGGCCGAGCTCGGGCTGGTCAACCGGCTCGCCGAGCCCGGTGCCGTGCTCGACGCCGCCCTCGCGCTGGCCGAGGAGATCGTCGCCAACGCGCCGCTCTCGGTCGCCGCGAGCCGCCGGATCGTGCTCGAGTCGCCGTCCTGGTCGCCCGAGGAGGCCTTCGCCCGCCAGAGCGACCTGGCCGGCGTCGCGGTCACCTCCGAGGACGCCGCCGAGGGGATCGCCGCCTTCGCCGAGCACCGCGAGCCGGTCTGGAAGGGCCGCTGA
- a CDS encoding LutC/YkgG family protein has protein sequence MTSAREEILGRVRTALEGVDRTAPVAPAPRIVPVPDLVGRFADRVEHYRAVVERCAAADLEGVVAAALARHLPGGAGAVVVPSGLSFAVAGAVVDSGLDAHELDRVDAVVTEAAVGIAETGTIVLDHGPGQGRRALTLVPDRHVCVVRADQVVPDVPDALARLDPARPLTFVSGPSATSDIELDRVEGVHGPRTLHVVVVEARTP, from the coding sequence ATGACCAGCGCACGCGAGGAGATCCTCGGGCGGGTCCGCACCGCCCTCGAGGGCGTCGACCGGACCGCACCGGTCGCCCCCGCCCCGCGGATCGTGCCGGTGCCCGACCTGGTCGGGCGGTTCGCCGACCGGGTCGAGCACTACCGCGCGGTCGTCGAACGCTGCGCGGCCGCCGACCTCGAGGGAGTCGTCGCCGCCGCGCTGGCCCGGCACCTGCCCGGCGGCGCCGGGGCCGTCGTCGTACCGTCCGGCCTGTCCTTCGCCGTCGCGGGCGCCGTCGTCGACAGCGGCCTCGACGCCCACGAGCTCGACCGGGTCGACGCGGTCGTCACCGAGGCCGCGGTCGGCATCGCCGAGACCGGCACGATCGTCCTGGACCACGGCCCCGGCCAGGGCCGCCGCGCGCTCACGCTCGTGCCCGACCGGCACGTCTGCGTCGTCCGCGCCGACCAGGTCGTCCCCGACGTCCCCGACGCCCTGGCCCGGCTCGACCCCGCCCGCCCGCTCACCTTCGTCAGCGGCCCCTCGGCCACCAGCGACATCGAGCTGGACCGGGTCGAGGGCGTCCACGGCCCCCGCACCCTGCACGTGGTGGTCGTCGAGGCCCGGACCCCCTGA
- a CDS encoding lactate utilization protein B, protein MSGTFVGMPAFPTAARSALADTQLRHNLAHATSTIRAKRAAVVGEVEEWEELRLAGAAVKEAALRDLDTHLLRLEESLTARGATVHWARDAAEANEIVVRIAQDHQAEEVVKVKSMVTQEIGLNEALAEHGIAAWETDLAELIVQLGDDLPSHILVPAIHRNRAEVREIFLRAMGTVGRPAPADLTDEPAVLAGAAREHLREKFLRARVAVSGANVAVAETGTLVVVESEGNGRMCLTLPEVLISVVGIEKVVPRWADLDPLLRLLPRSSTGERMNPYTSTWTGVTPGDGPQEVHVVLLDNGRTRALADDVGRQALRCIRCSACLNACPVYERTGGHAYGSVYPGPIGAILNPLMKGTGRPGLEGEQVDSLPYASSLCGACFEVCPVRIDIPEVLVHLRSQVVDHHRGDTVPKAEAVAMRAAAWSFSDSRRLAWVERASGVAGRVLGRFGRTTLPGGRRAAGRVPGPGAAAWTGARDLPAPPRESFRAWWRRTDGGRS, encoded by the coding sequence GTGAGCGGGACCTTCGTGGGGATGCCGGCGTTCCCGACCGCCGCGCGGTCGGCGTTGGCCGACACCCAGCTGCGGCACAACCTGGCCCACGCCACCTCCACGATCCGCGCCAAGCGGGCGGCCGTGGTCGGCGAGGTCGAGGAGTGGGAGGAGCTGCGGCTGGCCGGGGCGGCGGTCAAGGAGGCCGCGCTGCGCGACCTCGACACCCACCTGCTGCGGCTCGAGGAGTCGCTGACCGCCCGCGGCGCCACGGTCCACTGGGCCCGCGACGCCGCCGAGGCCAACGAGATCGTCGTGCGGATCGCCCAGGACCACCAGGCCGAGGAGGTGGTCAAGGTCAAGTCGATGGTCACCCAGGAGATCGGGCTGAACGAGGCGCTGGCCGAGCACGGCATCGCCGCCTGGGAGACCGACCTGGCCGAGCTGATCGTCCAGCTCGGCGACGACCTGCCCAGCCACATCCTGGTCCCCGCGATCCACCGCAACCGGGCCGAGGTCCGCGAGATCTTCCTGCGCGCGATGGGCACGGTCGGCCGGCCGGCGCCCGCCGACCTCACCGACGAGCCGGCCGTGCTGGCCGGCGCCGCGCGCGAGCACCTGCGCGAGAAGTTCCTGCGGGCCCGGGTCGCGGTCTCGGGGGCCAACGTCGCCGTCGCCGAGACCGGCACCCTGGTCGTGGTGGAGTCCGAGGGCAACGGCCGGATGTGCCTGACCCTGCCCGAGGTGCTCATCAGCGTGGTGGGCATCGAGAAGGTCGTCCCGCGCTGGGCGGACCTCGACCCGCTGCTGCGGCTGCTGCCGCGCTCGTCGACCGGCGAGCGGATGAACCCCTACACCTCCACCTGGACCGGCGTCACCCCCGGCGACGGTCCCCAGGAGGTGCACGTCGTGCTGCTCGACAACGGCCGCACCCGGGCGCTGGCCGACGACGTCGGCCGCCAGGCGCTGCGGTGCATCCGCTGCTCGGCCTGCCTCAACGCCTGCCCGGTCTACGAGCGCACCGGCGGCCACGCCTACGGCTCGGTCTACCCCGGCCCGATCGGCGCGATCCTCAACCCGCTGATGAAGGGCACCGGCCGGCCCGGGCTCGAGGGGGAGCAGGTCGACTCCCTGCCCTACGCCTCCTCGCTGTGCGGTGCCTGCTTCGAGGTCTGCCCGGTACGCATCGACATCCCCGAGGTGCTGGTCCACCTGCGCTCCCAGGTCGTCGACCACCACCGCGGCGACACCGTGCCCAAGGCCGAGGCGGTCGCGATGAGGGCCGCCGCCTGGTCCTTCTCCGACAGCCGCCGGCTCGCGTGGGTCGAGCGCGCCTCCGGCGTCGCCGGCCGGGTCCTGGGCCGCTTCGGGCGTACGACGCTGCCGGGTGGCCGGCGCGCCGCCGGCCGGGTCCCCGGGCCCGGCGCCGCGGCCTGGACCGGGGCCCGCGACCTGCCCGCCCCGCCGCGGGAGTCCTTCCGTGCGTGGTGGCGACGGACCGACGGAGGACGCTCATGA
- a CDS encoding (Fe-S)-binding protein yields MRVALMVTCVNDAMFPETGKAVVRLLRRLGVEVDFPAAQTCCAQPMVNTGYLDEAVPVVRTFVEAFAGYDAVVTPSGSCAGSARHQHGLVARRSGDAGLAAAVAETSPKVYELSEFLVDVLGVVDVGAYFPHTVTYHPTCHSLRMLGVGDRPRRLLEHVRGLRLVELPGAEQCCGFGGTFAVKNADTSVAMGADKARHVRETGAEVLVAGDNSCLMHVGGVLSRQQAGVRVVHLAEILASTEADAGGPSGHPQLGLAGEGQR; encoded by the coding sequence ATGCGCGTCGCGTTGATGGTCACCTGCGTCAACGACGCGATGTTCCCCGAGACCGGCAAGGCCGTCGTGCGGCTGCTGCGCCGGCTCGGCGTGGAGGTGGACTTCCCGGCCGCACAGACCTGCTGTGCGCAGCCGATGGTCAACACCGGCTACCTCGACGAGGCGGTGCCGGTGGTGCGGACCTTCGTCGAGGCGTTCGCGGGGTACGACGCCGTCGTGACGCCCAGCGGCTCGTGCGCCGGCTCGGCGCGGCACCAGCACGGCCTGGTCGCGCGCCGCTCGGGCGACGCCGGCCTGGCCGCGGCGGTCGCGGAGACCTCCCCGAAGGTCTACGAGCTCTCGGAGTTCCTCGTCGACGTGCTGGGTGTGGTCGACGTGGGCGCTTACTTCCCGCACACGGTCACCTACCACCCGACCTGCCACTCGCTGCGGATGCTCGGGGTGGGCGACCGGCCCCGGCGGCTGCTGGAGCACGTGCGCGGGCTGCGGCTGGTCGAGCTGCCCGGTGCGGAGCAGTGCTGCGGGTTCGGTGGGACGTTCGCGGTCAAGAACGCCGACACCTCGGTGGCGATGGGGGCCGACAAGGCCCGGCACGTGCGCGAGACCGGGGCGGAGGTGCTGGTGGCCGGCGACAACTCCTGCCTGATGCACGTCGGCGGGGTGCTCTCGCGCCAGCAGGCCGGCGTACGCGTCGTGCACCTCGCGGAGATCCTGGCCTCGACCGAGGCGGACGCGGGTGGCCCCTCGGGGCATCCGCAGCTCGGCCTGGCGGGGGAGGGGCAGCGGTGA
- a CDS encoding LacI family DNA-binding transcriptional regulator, whose protein sequence is MSVHSASVKDVAAAAGVSLGTVSNVLNRPDRVSPATRERVERVMAELGFVRNESARQLRAGRSRTLAYVVLDAGNPFFTDVAAGIDDAADDAALSVVLCNSANRADREAAHLTRLEQQRVQGILITPVDPDAVALHQVARRGTPIVVVDRTRRLEDFCTVAVDDVLGGRLAVEHLVGRGHRRVAVVGGPTSIGQVHDRYAGARAAWVDAGLDPADLVPLETVAMTVAEGRSAGERLAGLPSRRRPTAAFCANDLLALGLLQQSIGSGRSVPGDLAIVGYDDIEFAAAAAVPLTSVRQPRHQLGRTAASLVLDESTNPDHRHQQVTFTPELVARASTL, encoded by the coding sequence GTGAGCGTGCACAGCGCGTCGGTCAAGGACGTGGCCGCGGCGGCCGGCGTCTCCCTGGGGACCGTCTCGAACGTGCTGAACCGGCCCGACCGGGTCAGCCCCGCGACCCGCGAGCGCGTGGAGCGGGTGATGGCCGAGCTCGGCTTCGTGCGCAACGAGTCGGCCCGCCAGCTGCGGGCCGGCAGGAGCCGGACCCTGGCCTACGTCGTGCTCGACGCCGGCAACCCGTTCTTCACCGACGTCGCGGCCGGCATCGACGACGCCGCGGACGACGCCGCGCTGTCGGTGGTCCTCTGCAACAGCGCCAACCGCGCCGACCGGGAGGCCGCGCACCTCACGCGCCTCGAGCAGCAGCGCGTCCAGGGCATCCTGATCACCCCGGTCGACCCCGACGCCGTCGCGCTCCACCAGGTCGCGCGGCGCGGCACCCCGATCGTCGTGGTCGACCGCACCCGCCGGCTCGAGGACTTCTGCACCGTCGCCGTCGACGACGTCCTGGGCGGCCGGCTCGCCGTCGAGCACCTGGTGGGCCGCGGCCACCGGCGCGTGGCCGTCGTCGGCGGGCCCACGAGCATCGGCCAGGTCCACGACCGGTACGCCGGGGCGCGGGCCGCCTGGGTCGACGCCGGCCTCGACCCCGCCGACCTGGTGCCGCTCGAGACCGTCGCGATGACCGTCGCCGAGGGCCGCTCCGCCGGCGAGCGCCTGGCCGGGCTGCCCTCCCGGCGCCGGCCGACCGCGGCGTTCTGCGCCAACGACCTGCTCGCGCTCGGCCTGCTCCAGCAGTCCATCGGCAGCGGCCGGTCAGTGCCGGGCGACCTGGCGATCGTGGGGTACGACGACATCGAGTTCGCGGCCGCCGCGGCGGTCCCGCTCACCTCGGTGCGCCAGCCGCGCCACCAGCTCGGCCGCACCGCCGCCTCGCTGGTCCTCGACGAGTCGACGAACCCCGATCACCGCCACCAGCAGGTGACGTTCACCCCCGAGCTGGTCGCCCGCGCCTCGACCCTGTGA
- the glsA gene encoding glutaminase A translates to MGLDRDDLTATLAAERERLLPETSGEVGDPSVAGSEGRFGIAVVTAEGETCGTEDADVGFPVQSVVKPWVYAVALADRREDVHEAIGVEPTGEPFDALELELETGRPPNPMVNAGALMAASLVAGTGVAERVERVLDVCSRAAGRRLSVDEDVVAAELEGADRNRALAHLMRGGGMLPGPVEDTVEVLARVCSIEVTALDLAAMAATLARWGRHPGSEEQVVPAAVATEVLSVMATCGMYDGSGWWIHRAGMPAKSGVSGSLMAVAPGVLGLGAWSPPLDGEGNSVRALLAGVRLSEELGLHTFAPGGR, encoded by the coding sequence GTGGGCCTCGACCGTGACGACCTGACCGCCACCCTGGCCGCCGAGCGCGAGCGGCTGCTGCCCGAGACGTCCGGCGAGGTGGGCGACCCGAGCGTCGCCGGCTCCGAGGGACGCTTCGGCATCGCCGTCGTCACCGCCGAGGGCGAGACCTGCGGCACCGAGGACGCCGACGTCGGCTTCCCCGTGCAGTCGGTCGTCAAGCCGTGGGTGTACGCCGTCGCGCTGGCCGACCGGCGCGAGGACGTCCACGAGGCGATCGGCGTCGAGCCGACCGGCGAGCCGTTCGACGCCCTGGAGCTGGAGCTGGAGACCGGCCGGCCGCCGAACCCGATGGTCAACGCCGGCGCGCTGATGGCCGCCTCGCTGGTCGCCGGCACAGGCGTGGCGGAGCGGGTCGAGCGCGTGCTCGACGTCTGCTCCCGCGCCGCGGGACGGAGGCTCTCGGTCGACGAGGACGTCGTCGCCGCCGAGCTCGAGGGCGCCGACCGCAACCGCGCGCTGGCCCACCTGATGCGCGGCGGCGGGATGCTCCCCGGCCCGGTCGAGGACACCGTGGAGGTGCTCGCCCGGGTCTGCTCGATCGAGGTGACCGCGCTCGACCTCGCCGCGATGGCGGCCACCCTCGCCCGGTGGGGCCGGCACCCGGGCTCCGAGGAGCAGGTCGTACCTGCCGCGGTCGCGACCGAGGTGCTCAGCGTGATGGCGACCTGCGGGATGTACGACGGCAGCGGCTGGTGGATCCACCGCGCCGGCATGCCCGCGAAGTCCGGGGTCTCCGGCAGCCTGATGGCGGTCGCCCCCGGCGTGCTCGGCCTCGGCGCCTGGAGCCCGCCGCTCGACGGGGAGGGCAACAGCGTCCGGGCCCTGCTCGCGGGCGTGCGGCTCTCCGAGGAGCTCGGCCTGCACACGTTCGCGCCGGGCGGCCGGTAG
- a CDS encoding DUF1540 domain-containing protein → MSTAMDMPRVAECTIDGCSYNHDGCHAGAITIAGEIGDASCATFIPLGTKGGLDVVASVGACQRSECRHNSALECSADAVRVGANGNQHADCLTYEPA, encoded by the coding sequence ATGAGCACCGCGATGGACATGCCGCGGGTGGCCGAGTGCACGATCGACGGCTGCTCCTACAACCACGACGGGTGCCACGCCGGCGCCATCACGATCGCCGGGGAGATCGGCGACGCCTCCTGCGCGACGTTCATCCCGCTCGGCACCAAGGGCGGCCTCGACGTCGTCGCCAGCGTCGGCGCCTGCCAGCGCTCGGAGTGCCGGCACAACTCGGCGCTGGAGTGCTCGGCCGACGCGGTCCGCGTCGGCGCGAACGGCAACCAGCACGCCGACTGCCTGACCTACGAGCCGGCCTGA
- a CDS encoding PepSY domain-containing protein, translated as MTAPEHTPASTPETTETTSRSRRLRSKRVILPAVAAIAVLGIGGTVWATTASADGTVEGGERDRVAAAAVQAVGSGEAVDVETSDDPGEAYEVEVRLPDGGEVDVALDQDLALVGQDTDDRDDTDDTDDTDDIDGPGDRDADDRVLDPAERKAAEKAALDAVGGGTVTDVEASDDPGEAYDVEVRATDGTEWDVELDADLQVLRKTQG; from the coding sequence ATGACCGCCCCCGAGCACACCCCCGCCAGCACCCCCGAGACCACCGAGACCACCTCCCGGTCGCGCCGGCTGCGCAGCAAGCGCGTGATCCTCCCGGCCGTCGCGGCCATTGCCGTCCTCGGCATCGGCGGCACGGTCTGGGCGACCACCGCGAGCGCCGACGGCACGGTCGAGGGCGGCGAGCGCGACCGCGTCGCCGCCGCGGCGGTCCAGGCCGTCGGCAGCGGCGAGGCGGTCGACGTGGAGACCAGCGACGACCCGGGCGAGGCCTACGAGGTCGAGGTCCGCCTGCCCGACGGCGGCGAGGTCGACGTCGCGCTCGACCAGGACCTCGCCCTGGTCGGCCAGGACACCGACGACCGCGACGACACCGACGACACCGACGACACCGACGACATCGACGGTCCTGGCGACCGCGACGCGGACGACCGCGTGCTGGACCCCGCCGAGCGGAAGGCGGCCGAGAAGGCGGCCCTGGACGCCGTCGGCGGCGGCACGGTCACCGACGTCGAGGCCTCCGACGACCCGGGTGAGGCCTACGACGTCGAGGTGCGGGCGACCGACGGCACCGAGTGGGACGTCGAGCTCGACGCCGACCTCCAGGTGCTCCGCAAGACCCAGGGCTGA